A single Desulfobaculum bizertense DSM 18034 DNA region contains:
- a CDS encoding N-acetyltransferase: protein MDFYIRKAKMQDVKNIHALLMDCASAGQLLPRSLNSLYSHLRDFYVLVDKESKEIHGCCALTIYWENLAEIRSLAVSPELKKHGLGRKLVEACLSEAVTLGVYKVFTLTYVSGFFARLGFEEVEKEVLPQKIWADCLNCPKFPDCDETAMLIKM from the coding sequence ATGGATTTCTACATTCGGAAAGCAAAAATGCAGGATGTTAAAAACATCCATGCGCTGCTTATGGACTGTGCTTCTGCTGGTCAGCTGCTGCCTCGGTCTTTAAATTCTCTCTACTCTCATCTGCGAGATTTTTATGTGCTCGTGGACAAGGAGAGCAAAGAAATTCATGGCTGTTGTGCCCTGACCATTTACTGGGAAAATCTTGCCGAAATTCGTTCGCTTGCAGTAAGCCCAGAACTCAAGAAGCATGGTTTAGGACGAAAACTCGTCGAAGCCTGCCTTTCTGAAGCTGTCACGCTGGGGGTTTACAAGGTCTTCACCCTGACGTATGTCAGCGGCTTTTTCGCCCGCCTTGGATTTGAAGAGGTGGAGAAGGAAGTCCTGCCGCAGAAAATTTGGGCAGATTGTCTTAATTGCCCCAAGTTTCCGGACTGTGATGAAACCGCCATGCTCATCAAAATGTAG
- the hpt gene encoding hypoxanthine phosphoribosyltransferase — MKVVVSAEEIQKRIDELGAEITEHFQGEPVTVVCVLKGGFLFFADLVRSIKLDLELDFVRLASYGKGTESGELVFSKDLETSIKGKNVLIVEDIVDTGHSMDFLLRTLDERNPKRLALAALVDKHERREADVKVDFYGFHLAEGFIIGYGMDFAEKYRELDGIYELVD; from the coding sequence ATGAAAGTTGTTGTTTCTGCCGAAGAAATTCAAAAGCGCATCGACGAGCTTGGTGCGGAAATTACCGAGCATTTTCAGGGCGAACCCGTGACTGTGGTTTGTGTTCTGAAAGGTGGTTTCCTGTTTTTTGCTGACCTCGTCCGTAGCATTAAGCTCGATCTTGAGTTAGACTTTGTTCGCCTCGCAAGCTACGGAAAAGGCACGGAAAGCGGTGAACTCGTTTTCTCCAAAGACCTCGAGACCAGCATCAAGGGCAAAAACGTTCTGATCGTCGAAGACATTGTCGACACTGGACACTCTATGGACTTCCTGCTCCGTACCCTTGATGAGCGGAATCCCAAGCGTCTTGCTCTTGCTGCTCTTGTCGACAAGCATGAGCGCCGCGAAGCTGACGTGAAAGTCGATTTTTACGGCTTCCACCTCGCCGAAGGCTTTATCATTGGATACGGCATGGATTTTGCTGAAAAATACCGCGAACTGGATGGAATCTACGAGCTTGTGGACTAG